A stretch of Mesorhizobium sp. M2A.F.Ca.ET.046.03.2.1 DNA encodes these proteins:
- a CDS encoding helix-turn-helix domain-containing protein, which translates to MIATTRTDSTSLGQRLRQAREAAGLTQNDIAGHFGIKRVSVTQWEADTTRPDMERLPELAGLLKTDVAWLLDASGAAPVPIVREPKPRASRTPIIPGDELVGGRDLPIYAAAMGGEGHMIVTFEAIDWVKRPAVLQNVRGGYGILVRGESMIPAYWPGDTALVNPHLQPARDSDAVFFHTPPKERGDEEAIIKRLVGMNDREWTLEQYRPAKTFTESRVDWPICHRVVGKYNAR; encoded by the coding sequence ATGATCGCGACGACACGCACCGACTCGACGTCCCTCGGCCAGCGCCTGCGCCAGGCGCGGGAGGCTGCCGGCCTGACGCAGAACGACATCGCCGGTCACTTTGGCATCAAGCGTGTCTCGGTCACGCAATGGGAGGCGGACACCACCCGCCCCGATATGGAGCGCCTGCCCGAGCTTGCCGGGCTGCTCAAGACCGATGTCGCCTGGCTTCTCGACGCCTCGGGCGCGGCACCCGTGCCGATCGTTCGCGAGCCGAAGCCAAGAGCCTCGCGCACGCCGATCATCCCCGGCGACGAGCTGGTCGGCGGCCGCGACCTGCCGATCTACGCTGCCGCGATGGGCGGCGAAGGCCATATGATCGTCACCTTCGAGGCGATCGACTGGGTGAAGCGCCCGGCGGTGCTGCAGAATGTTCGCGGCGGCTACGGCATCCTGGTGCGCGGCGAATCCATGATCCCTGCCTATTGGCCCGGCGACACCGCGCTGGTGAACCCGCATCTGCAGCCTGCGCGGGATTCCGACGCCGTGTTTTTCCACACCCCGCCGAAGGAGCGAGGGGACGAGGAAGCGATCATCAAGCGCCTGGTCGGCATGAACGACCGCGAATGGACGCTGGAGCAATATCGGCCGGCGAAGACGTTTACGGAGAGCCGGGTTGATTGGCCGATTTGCCACCGGGTGGTGGGGAAGTATAACGCGCGATAG
- a CDS encoding TrlF family AAA-like ATPase, with translation MSFDRGAEWHRWDPHIHAPGTLREDRYGGDWDGYIAAIENATPAIQALGITDYGVTTTYQRVMAEKAAGRLKGVDLIFPNVELRLDVATVRGNFVNLHLLVSPEDPNHIGELNRFLQRIEFRRAGKDTYACTPEDLIRLGRAVDQNIKDDSIALSHGIGQFKANLNQLMDVYRDMDWVQRNVIVAVAGGADGSSGIREAADATVREGIQRAAHVIFSANPIDREFWLGRGKESSESIIEFYGALKPCLWGCDAHEIARVGKPDLNRLCWLKGKPSFDTLHQALIDPERAYVGQVPPSGASPSMVIDTVTISNAPWAQTSVVRLNPGLVAIIGARGSGKTALADVIATGCDCYTAYDDNSFLGRAQELLSGAKVTVAWQDAHETTTRDLADPFKRDADSYERARYLSQQFVEDLCSIRGMPRLISEIERVIFEAHPAIDRDGAADFRELLDLRAGVYRQARRQEEINLASVSDQIGIELEKSRQVAGLDEQISGKEKLIAGLVRDRDALIPKVASKTGERLHELTAAAETVRGYIRHFSSRLAAIAALGVEVADIRKNQAPDGLRDLKERNRPAGFKEDEWQLFLLTFSGDVDKSIRDQTATAETNLAAWKGKKPQSPVHDGSFIGADAKLEKLPLAVLEAEIERLGGILLQDEAVAKRLQALNKRIGEEKTTLAQSKERLADCREAGGRAAKLVKDREGGYEQVFKAILNEEKVLRDLYAPITKRLQSEGGSLGKITFVVERKADAAGWAAKGEKDLFDVRGGPFRGRGTLEQEATRQLKPVWETGDAKDIAQAMAKFRAQFETELLDRGPSRADPAAYRPWSRRFAQWLYSTQHIGIEYAIRYDGIDIQKLSPGTRGIVLVLLYLALDDGDSRPLIIDQPEENLDPQSVYQELVPLFQKAKLRRQVIMVTHNANLVVNTDADQVILAEVGTSNGRGLPPITYRSGSLDQEEARRFVTDVLEGGERAFRDRAKRLRITLAR, from the coding sequence ATGAGTTTCGATCGCGGCGCCGAATGGCACAGATGGGATCCTCATATCCACGCCCCTGGCACTCTGAGAGAGGATCGATACGGGGGCGATTGGGACGGTTACATTGCGGCGATAGAGAACGCTACTCCCGCGATACAGGCCCTCGGCATTACTGACTACGGAGTAACAACTACCTATCAACGTGTAATGGCTGAAAAAGCCGCGGGGCGCTTGAAAGGTGTGGACCTGATTTTCCCAAACGTCGAACTGCGGCTGGACGTGGCGACGGTCAGAGGTAACTTCGTAAATCTACACCTGCTCGTCAGTCCAGAGGACCCCAATCACATCGGCGAGCTAAATCGCTTTTTGCAACGCATTGAATTTCGGCGGGCCGGCAAAGACACCTACGCTTGCACACCGGAAGATCTCATTCGCCTCGGCCGGGCCGTTGACCAAAACATTAAAGACGACAGCATCGCGCTCTCGCACGGAATTGGTCAGTTCAAGGCGAACCTCAATCAACTAATGGACGTCTACCGCGACATGGACTGGGTCCAGCGAAATGTGATCGTCGCAGTGGCTGGGGGAGCCGATGGCTCATCCGGCATAAGAGAAGCGGCCGACGCGACCGTTCGAGAGGGTATTCAGCGCGCGGCCCATGTTATTTTTTCCGCCAACCCGATCGACCGAGAATTCTGGCTGGGCCGCGGAAAGGAATCATCGGAAAGTATAATCGAATTTTACGGGGCGCTGAAGCCATGCCTGTGGGGATGCGATGCACACGAAATTGCTCGAGTGGGGAAGCCTGACCTCAACCGCCTTTGCTGGCTCAAGGGCAAGCCATCATTCGACACTCTGCACCAGGCTCTGATCGATCCTGAGCGGGCATACGTGGGGCAAGTGCCGCCGTCCGGAGCTAGCCCATCGATGGTCATAGATACCGTGACGATCAGCAACGCTCCCTGGGCTCAGACTTCCGTCGTCAGGTTGAATCCGGGGCTGGTAGCGATCATTGGAGCCAGAGGCTCCGGGAAAACTGCTCTTGCAGATGTGATAGCAACCGGCTGCGACTGCTACACCGCCTACGATGATAACTCCTTCTTAGGTCGGGCACAGGAACTCCTTTCCGGCGCCAAAGTGACGGTCGCATGGCAGGATGCACACGAGACCACGACGCGGGACCTTGCTGACCCGTTCAAGCGCGATGCTGATTCCTATGAACGGGCAAGATACCTCTCGCAGCAGTTCGTTGAAGATCTATGCTCAATTCGCGGGATGCCGCGCCTAATTTCGGAGATCGAACGAGTGATCTTTGAGGCACATCCGGCGATCGATCGCGATGGCGCTGCGGACTTTCGGGAGCTGCTTGATCTCCGCGCCGGCGTGTATCGGCAAGCGCGGCGACAAGAAGAAATAAACTTGGCCAGCGTGTCGGATCAAATTGGGATTGAGCTAGAGAAATCCCGGCAGGTAGCGGGGCTGGATGAACAAATCTCAGGCAAGGAAAAGCTGATCGCCGGATTGGTCAGGGACCGCGATGCGCTAATCCCAAAGGTGGCTAGCAAGACCGGCGAACGTTTACACGAACTCACAGCTGCCGCCGAGACGGTGCGCGGCTACATCAGACACTTCTCTAGTCGCCTAGCGGCCATTGCCGCACTTGGTGTGGAGGTTGCGGACATTCGCAAGAACCAGGCGCCCGACGGGCTACGTGACTTAAAGGAGCGGAACCGCCCGGCAGGATTCAAGGAGGACGAATGGCAGCTTTTTCTGCTTACCTTCTCGGGCGACGTTGACAAGTCAATCCGCGACCAAACTGCAACGGCCGAGACGAACCTCGCGGCATGGAAGGGCAAGAAGCCGCAGAGTCCGGTACACGACGGGAGTTTCATCGGCGCCGACGCAAAGTTAGAAAAGTTGCCGTTGGCAGTGCTGGAAGCTGAAATTGAGCGTCTGGGAGGTATTCTCCTGCAGGATGAGGCAGTAGCCAAACGCCTACAGGCCCTGAACAAGCGCATCGGCGAAGAGAAAACCACCTTGGCTCAGTCAAAGGAACGACTTGCTGACTGCAGGGAAGCTGGTGGCCGTGCGGCTAAGCTCGTCAAGGATCGCGAGGGCGGCTACGAGCAGGTGTTCAAAGCAATTCTCAACGAGGAGAAAGTGCTGCGGGACTTGTATGCTCCGATTACCAAACGTCTTCAGAGCGAAGGCGGCAGCCTTGGCAAAATAACGTTTGTGGTCGAGCGCAAGGCGGACGCCGCGGGCTGGGCAGCGAAGGGTGAGAAGGACCTCTTTGACGTTCGAGGGGGGCCATTTAGAGGTCGCGGCACTCTTGAGCAGGAAGCCACCAGGCAGCTCAAGCCCGTCTGGGAGACTGGCGACGCAAAAGACATAGCCCAGGCCATGGCGAAGTTCCGAGCGCAATTCGAAACGGAGTTGCTGGACCGGGGGCCGTCGCGTGCGGATCCGGCCGCCTATCGCCCATGGTCCCGCCGCTTCGCACAATGGCTTTACAGCACGCAGCACATAGGAATTGAGTACGCCATTCGGTACGATGGCATCGACATTCAAAAGCTATCGCCGGGCACCCGAGGTATCGTTCTGGTGCTGCTGTATCTCGCCCTCGACGACGGGGACTCTCGCCCGCTGATAATCGATCAGCCCGAGGAGAATCTAGACCCCCAATCGGTTTACCAGGAGTTGGTACCTTTATTTCAAAAAGCCAAGCTTAGGAGGCAAGTGATTATGGTGACGCACAACGCCAACCTCGTTGTGAACACCGATGCAGATCAAGTCATTCTGGCAGAGGTTGGGACATCAAATGGACGAGGTCTTCCCCCTATTACCTATCGTTCTGGAAGCCTCGACCAAGAAGAGGCTCGCCGCTTTGTCACTGACGTCCTCGAAGGAGGGGAGCGAGCCTTTAGAGATCGAGCGAAACGCCTTCGAATTACATTAGCTCGTTAG
- a CDS encoding thermonuclease family protein: protein MIGIDKSRYDNRSDQWRRRTGSRRSRARRWASVPLRLVLVTVAAVSALVTQFVMHNSGSLPEINLQNIIKPRPVSIAGVASVIDGDTIEIHGQRVRFNGIDAPESRQYCDDAKGFEYPCGRRSAEALGKFLSASRPVQCAFVTWDSYGRFVGNCTRADGTDVAAWMVGQGQALDWPKYSDGAYAAQQAKAQAAKLGLWVGNFQAPWDWRAQRSDDAQAPSTPTFALGSGNAGCNIKGNISADGERIYHVSGQRYYSVTIINEAKGERWFCSEAEAVAAGWRRSRR from the coding sequence GTGATCGGCATCGACAAGTCCCGTTACGACAATCGCTCTGACCAGTGGCGGCGGCGCACTGGCTCGCGACGTTCACGCGCCAGGCGATGGGCAAGCGTCCCGCTTCGTCTTGTGCTTGTGACGGTCGCCGCGGTCTCGGCCCTGGTCACGCAATTCGTCATGCACAACAGCGGGTCGCTGCCGGAAATCAACCTGCAGAACATCATCAAGCCGAGGCCGGTATCTATCGCCGGCGTCGCCTCGGTGATCGACGGCGACACGATCGAGATCCACGGCCAGCGCGTGCGCTTCAACGGCATCGACGCGCCGGAGAGCCGGCAATATTGCGACGACGCAAAGGGCTTCGAATATCCCTGCGGCCGCCGCTCCGCCGAAGCGCTGGGCAAGTTCCTCTCCGCCTCCAGGCCGGTGCAATGCGCCTTCGTGACCTGGGACAGCTACGGGCGCTTTGTCGGCAACTGCACACGCGCCGACGGAACCGACGTCGCTGCCTGGATGGTCGGGCAGGGGCAGGCGCTGGACTGGCCGAAATACAGCGACGGCGCTTATGCAGCGCAACAGGCTAAGGCGCAGGCGGCAAAGCTCGGTCTATGGGTTGGCAACTTCCAGGCGCCCTGGGATTGGCGAGCGCAGCGCAGTGATGATGCGCAGGCGCCGTCGACGCCAACCTTCGCGCTCGGCAGCGGCAATGCCGGCTGCAACATCAAGGGCAACATTTCGGCGGACGGCGAGCGGATATACCACGTCTCCGGACAGAGATATTACAGCGTCACCATCATCAACGAGGCCAAGGGCGAAAGATGGTTCTGCTCGGAAGCCGAAGCCGTTGCAGCGGGTTGGCGTCGCTCTAGGCGCTAG
- a CDS encoding PAS domain S-box protein codes for MQHGAVSNAGMGRGQRGPADGDIVREQAVLFRLTDRLYRANGLGEIYDAALDAICDALGSSRASILRFDSHGVMSFVAWRSLSEDYRRAVNGHTPWTCNQHDAEPIFVEDIRLSGESRRLIDTVLGEGIQALAFIPLASSRELIGKFMVYYPAPHRFGDRERELALTIARQLGFAIERERAETTAARLSALVESSDDAIIATDMDGIVTDWNSGAERLYGYGREEMVGRPLMLLIPPDRQNEEREILARIGHGEHVEHFETVRLRKDGSSIPISLTASPIADASGAIVGVSKIGRDISERLRAQEQRELLLREMDHRVKNLFAIARTIVNLSAPAAETPAALASTVSDRLGALARAHALTMLPSTGPSVQAATSLHALVAAILEPYRHGTDEHPRFAISGIDMPVPSAMITPLSLLLHEFATNAAKHGSLSAAAGSIEIACSNTDGKVTVQWREVGGPPPIATEDEGFGSRLIRAAARELGGVVRDWDAAGIVLEITIDSERFSA; via the coding sequence ATGCAGCACGGGGCCGTGAGTAATGCGGGCATGGGGCGAGGCCAGCGTGGGCCGGCCGACGGCGATATTGTCCGGGAGCAAGCCGTCCTCTTTCGTCTCACCGACCGACTTTACCGGGCCAACGGCCTTGGCGAGATCTACGATGCAGCGCTGGACGCTATATGCGACGCCCTCGGTTCGTCGCGCGCCTCGATCCTGAGATTTGACAGCCACGGCGTCATGAGCTTCGTCGCCTGGCGCTCTCTCTCCGAAGACTATCGCAGGGCTGTCAACGGCCACACACCGTGGACCTGCAATCAGCACGACGCCGAGCCAATCTTTGTCGAGGATATTCGTCTCAGCGGTGAATCCCGGCGGCTCATCGACACCGTCCTTGGCGAGGGTATCCAAGCGCTGGCCTTCATCCCGCTTGCCAGCTCCCGCGAGCTCATCGGCAAGTTCATGGTCTACTATCCAGCACCCCACCGCTTCGGCGATCGTGAACGCGAACTTGCATTGACCATTGCCCGTCAGCTCGGGTTTGCGATCGAACGGGAGCGGGCGGAAACGACAGCAGCGCGACTGAGTGCACTGGTCGAATCCTCGGATGATGCCATCATCGCGACGGATATGGACGGCATCGTCACGGACTGGAATAGCGGCGCCGAGCGCCTCTACGGCTACGGCCGCGAGGAAATGGTCGGACGTCCGCTCATGTTGCTGATACCGCCCGATCGCCAGAACGAGGAGCGGGAGATTCTGGCCCGCATTGGCCATGGAGAGCATGTCGAGCATTTCGAGACCGTTCGCCTGCGCAAGGATGGCAGCAGCATTCCGATCTCCTTGACCGCTTCGCCGATCGCGGACGCGTCCGGCGCAATTGTCGGTGTTTCCAAGATCGGCCGTGACATCTCCGAGCGCCTGCGCGCGCAGGAGCAGCGGGAGCTGCTGCTTCGCGAGATGGACCACCGCGTGAAGAACCTTTTTGCGATCGCAAGGACCATCGTCAATTTGAGCGCGCCAGCCGCAGAAACGCCGGCCGCGCTCGCCTCCACCGTGTCCGACCGCCTCGGCGCCCTCGCCCGGGCGCATGCGCTGACGATGCTCCCCTCGACTGGCCCGTCTGTTCAGGCCGCGACGAGCCTACATGCATTGGTCGCGGCAATCCTCGAGCCATACCGCCATGGAACCGACGAGCATCCCCGCTTCGCGATCAGTGGCATCGATATGCCGGTGCCTTCAGCGATGATCACGCCGCTTTCTCTCCTGCTACACGAATTCGCCACCAACGCTGCCAAACATGGCAGCCTCTCGGCAGCCGCCGGCTCGATAGAGATCGCCTGCTCGAACACTGACGGCAAGGTGACTGTCCAATGGCGAGAGGTCGGAGGACCACCTCCGATCGCAACCGAAGACGAAGGATTCGGCAGCCGCTTGATCCGCGCCGCGGCGAGGGAGCTTGGCGGAGTCGTGCGAGATTGGGACGCCGCCGGAATTGTGCTCGAGATCACGATCGATAGTGAAAGATTCTCGGCCTGA
- a CDS encoding plasmid partitioning protein RepB C-terminal domain-containing protein, whose protein sequence is MDKSAAAHDPPTARRRGRAAQYLRMSTDQQIYSLENQKDAIRSYAGIMGYDIVATYEDPGRSGLSLQGRPGLQKLLFDVENGFADFETVVVYDVSRWGRFQNVDESASYEYRCQSAGVRIEFCAEQFANDGTMGSDVLKAIKRTMAAEYSRMLSQRCFIGQSRIVQMGFRVGGPPGYGFRRLLVDQSGEPKGILKRKEWKSLVSDRVVRVLGPPEELETVRWIFDQFVNEGKTKREIANALNARGMVTDHGRPWSIRSVKTVLTHEKYIGNVIWNRSSSRLTSQRIRNPASAWIRVENASAPIVSSELFDRAQVEAKARLFRMTDNQMLVPLAKLLKRKGALSERIINAARGCPSSSRLKRRFRTLAEVYRRIGYKPPRNYEYISVNVDLRDRRHEVVEELVAAIEDAGGSARYDPDSKLVTVNGEFTVAIWIARCRLSRHGYPRWAFRRRRFAGADLSVLIRMQPGDAAIRDFLVLPGHEANHVFHVLKAENGCPIDSFVFATLDILVAMARRAPDQILPPTMRQLHRGIAGTGRHFAGLKHAPEPSNPLRGYVLLRNFIHERMRMRHFVTTTNELRKHWDRTAQAMRQLMTVKAFRELLKSEGIETMPSMLMETIPPSHLALIRAERPLAACQIEGICADALGLLENCPVPSIIFSYLREVSFERQVEMAKIMLALGSVRADFAKTLVALTPRSQLADPSSRRKRFHGIKAAQVTSMEAEFGEVSHEFLNAVATHGVRALGLVAAHGYLGRILENPKVVRYLARDFPIQFAQFQWLLQIR, encoded by the coding sequence ATGGACAAGTCTGCAGCGGCCCACGATCCTCCAACAGCGAGGCGACGAGGCCGTGCGGCTCAATATCTTCGCATGTCCACCGATCAGCAAATCTACTCACTTGAGAACCAAAAGGATGCGATCCGCAGTTACGCGGGCATCATGGGGTACGACATTGTTGCGACATATGAGGATCCGGGCCGCAGCGGGCTCAGTCTTCAAGGGCGCCCGGGCTTACAGAAGCTGCTGTTCGACGTGGAAAACGGGTTCGCAGATTTTGAGACGGTAGTGGTCTATGACGTCAGTCGCTGGGGTCGATTTCAAAACGTCGATGAAAGCGCATCCTACGAATATAGATGCCAGTCGGCCGGAGTGCGGATCGAATTTTGCGCCGAGCAGTTCGCAAATGACGGAACCATGGGCTCTGACGTGCTCAAAGCTATCAAGAGGACGATGGCGGCCGAGTACAGTCGCATGCTTTCGCAGAGGTGCTTCATCGGCCAGAGCCGGATCGTTCAAATGGGATTCCGCGTAGGCGGGCCGCCGGGCTATGGTTTCCGGCGTCTGTTGGTGGACCAGTCAGGTGAACCCAAAGGCATCCTGAAGCGAAAAGAGTGGAAAAGCCTTGTCTCGGACCGAGTGGTCAGAGTGCTCGGTCCACCCGAGGAGCTTGAGACGGTCCGATGGATATTCGACCAATTTGTAAACGAGGGAAAGACGAAGAGGGAGATCGCCAACGCGCTCAACGCCCGCGGGATGGTGACGGATCACGGCCGGCCCTGGTCGATCCGTTCGGTGAAGACGGTACTGACGCATGAGAAATACATCGGCAACGTCATCTGGAACCGCTCTAGCAGCAGGCTGACAAGTCAGCGGATCCGCAATCCCGCCAGCGCCTGGATCCGCGTCGAGAATGCATCCGCGCCAATTGTCAGCTCCGAGCTGTTCGATCGTGCCCAGGTTGAGGCAAAGGCGCGTCTGTTCCGTATGACCGACAATCAGATGCTGGTTCCCTTGGCCAAACTTCTCAAAAGGAAAGGAGCGCTGTCGGAGAGGATAATCAACGCCGCCCGCGGTTGTCCCTCGAGCTCCCGATTGAAACGGCGCTTCCGGACACTCGCCGAGGTATATCGCCGGATCGGATATAAGCCTCCGCGCAACTACGAATATATAAGCGTAAATGTTGATCTTCGTGACCGCAGGCACGAAGTCGTCGAAGAGCTAGTAGCAGCTATAGAGGACGCGGGCGGTTCGGCTCGATATGACCCGGACAGCAAGCTGGTCACAGTAAACGGCGAATTCACGGTTGCGATCTGGATCGCGCGCTGTCGCCTCTCACGGCATGGATACCCGCGCTGGGCGTTCAGAAGAAGGAGATTCGCGGGTGCTGACTTGTCGGTATTGATCAGGATGCAGCCTGGCGATGCTGCGATACGCGACTTCCTCGTTTTGCCGGGGCATGAGGCGAACCATGTCTTCCACGTCCTCAAGGCAGAAAATGGCTGCCCGATAGATTCCTTCGTGTTTGCGACACTGGATATCCTGGTGGCCATGGCCAGACGTGCGCCTGATCAAATCCTCCCCCCAACGATGCGTCAGCTCCATCGCGGTATCGCCGGCACTGGTCGCCATTTCGCCGGTCTCAAGCATGCACCTGAGCCGTCGAACCCTCTGCGCGGGTACGTTTTGCTGAGAAACTTTATCCATGAACGCATGCGAATGCGTCACTTCGTGACGACGACGAACGAACTGCGAAAGCACTGGGACAGAACAGCCCAGGCTATGCGCCAATTGATGACCGTTAAAGCATTTCGAGAGTTGCTGAAGAGCGAGGGGATCGAGACAATGCCGAGCATGCTGATGGAAACGATCCCACCGTCCCACCTCGCGCTGATAAGGGCGGAGCGCCCGCTTGCAGCATGCCAAATTGAAGGAATTTGCGCCGACGCTCTCGGCTTGCTCGAAAACTGCCCTGTTCCTTCGATCATCTTTTCTTACCTGCGCGAGGTTAGCTTCGAAAGGCAGGTTGAGATGGCAAAGATCATGCTCGCCTTGGGTAGTGTGAGGGCCGACTTTGCCAAGACCCTTGTCGCACTAACGCCGCGATCACAGCTTGCCGATCCCTCATCGCGGCGGAAGCGGTTCCACGGCATCAAGGCTGCTCAAGTCACATCGATGGAGGCTGAATTTGGTGAAGTGAGCCATGAGTTTCTAAACGCCGTAGCCACCCATGGTGTTCGGGCTCTCGGCCTCGTCGCGGCTCACGGTTATCTGGGCCGGATCCTGGAAAATCCGAAGGTGGTTCGGTATCTTGCCCGCGACTTCCCGATACAGTTTGCGCAATTCCAGTGGCTGCTGCAAATACGCTAA
- a CDS encoding YMGG-like glycine zipper-containing protein, with protein sequence MFIKKAILAVLMTVALAGCETQTEGQQRATTGALVGGAGGALVGQAIGGNTKSTVIGAASGALLGAVVGSATTPQRRGEQLCRYQDRYGRIYTAPCDDRYYNGDY encoded by the coding sequence ATGTTTATCAAGAAGGCCATTCTGGCGGTGCTGATGACGGTGGCACTTGCCGGCTGCGAGACGCAGACCGAAGGCCAGCAGCGGGCTACCACCGGCGCATTGGTTGGCGGCGCAGGCGGCGCGCTTGTCGGCCAGGCGATCGGCGGCAACACCAAGTCGACGGTGATTGGCGCCGCGAGCGGCGCGCTGCTTGGCGCCGTTGTCGGCTCAGCCACCACCCCGCAGCGCCGCGGCGAGCAGCTCTGCCGCTACCAGGACCGCTACGGCCGCATCTACACCGCCCCGTGCGACGACCGGTATTACAACGGCGATTATTGA
- a CDS encoding acyltransferase gives MRPETTHFDALHGLRGIAAVLVMLGHFRELTAQHLDLAPSGFLAVDLFFLLSGFVIAHAYDDKFRKGMSFREFAEARIVRLYPLYFAGIGIAMAGVGATIAMHGLSSYSRLDLLASLAFSLLFLPTPPSLSVGPDLLFPLNGPAWSLFYELVANAVFAALALRLARRSLAAIFSLAFLVLALMAWQGFSLGGGAHWDGTIAAPARIAFSFFLGVYLRRYATGVSRDGNLYMPILLALCAGLMIFRPAGNAQLYDLAMIVLVWPWLVLMASRLRLSGFWRAIALFSGNISYAIYALHTPLIRIVNILDESVTGTLRNQHGLPFVVGTSILVIAVAAFAHYVYDKNARTLLRHLLSLRRAREEVTQF, from the coding sequence TTGAGACCTGAGACAACCCACTTCGACGCCTTGCACGGCTTAAGAGGCATCGCCGCTGTTCTGGTGATGCTTGGTCATTTCCGCGAGCTGACGGCGCAGCATCTTGATCTGGCCCCGTCAGGCTTTCTCGCCGTCGACCTGTTCTTTCTGCTGAGCGGCTTCGTGATCGCCCACGCCTATGACGACAAGTTCCGGAAAGGCATGTCTTTCCGGGAATTCGCGGAGGCCCGCATCGTCAGGCTCTACCCGTTATATTTCGCCGGCATCGGCATTGCCATGGCCGGCGTGGGAGCGACCATCGCGATGCACGGGCTAAGCTCGTATTCGCGGCTGGATTTGCTTGCGAGCCTTGCGTTTTCCCTGCTTTTCCTGCCGACGCCGCCGTCGCTTTCAGTCGGTCCAGATTTGCTTTTTCCGTTGAACGGTCCGGCTTGGTCGCTTTTCTATGAACTTGTCGCCAACGCGGTTTTCGCCGCGCTGGCCCTGAGGCTCGCTCGCCGCTCGCTGGCCGCTATCTTCAGCCTTGCTTTCCTGGTGCTGGCGCTAATGGCCTGGCAGGGCTTCAGCCTGGGCGGCGGCGCTCATTGGGACGGCACGATCGCGGCTCCCGCCCGGATCGCCTTTTCCTTCTTCCTCGGCGTTTATCTGCGGCGATATGCGACCGGGGTCAGCCGGGATGGCAATCTCTACATGCCCATCCTGCTGGCGCTTTGCGCAGGACTGATGATCTTCCGGCCCGCCGGAAACGCGCAATTATACGACCTGGCGATGATAGTGCTGGTCTGGCCCTGGCTTGTTCTCATGGCTTCCCGCTTGCGGCTCTCGGGCTTCTGGCGCGCGATCGCCCTGTTCTCCGGCAACATCTCCTACGCCATCTATGCGCTTCACACGCCGCTGATCAGGATCGTGAACATCCTAGACGAATCCGTCACTGGAACCTTGCGGAACCAGCACGGCCTGCCATTCGTCGTGGGAACATCCATTCTCGTCATCGCGGTCGCTGCATTCGCGCACTACGTTTACGACAAGAATGCGCGGACGCTGCTGCGGCATCTGCTTTCACTGCGGCGCGCACGCGAGGAAGTGACGCAATTCTAA